In Mycobacterium stomatepiae, the following are encoded in one genomic region:
- a CDS encoding M16 family metallopeptidase, which produces MPPAPSRRPAADETAGARSGRVGALRRGKQAAEAQAAPQATLRRTTLPGGLRVVTEYLPAVRSASVGVWVGVGSRDEGATVAGAAHFLEHLLFKSTPTRTAVDIAQAMDAVGGELNAFTAKEHTCYYAHVLDSDLELAVDLVADVVLNGRCAAEDVELERDVVLEEIAMRDDDPEDALGDMFLSALFGDHPVGRPVIGTAQSVSAMTRAQLHSFHMRRYTPERMVVAVAGNVDHDEVVGLVREYFGSRLVRGRQPISPRKGAGRVTGQPGLSVAKRDAEQTHVLLGVRTPGRGWEHRWALSVLHTALGGGLSSRLFQEVRELRGLAYSVYSSVDMFSDSGALSVYAACLPDRFADVMRVTSEVLESVARDGITEAECRIAKGSMRGGMVLGLEDSSSRMSRIGRSELNYGKHRSIEHVLRKIDDVTVDQVNAVAAQLLTKRFGAAVLGPYASKRSLPQQLRAMVR; this is translated from the coding sequence ATGCCGCCAGCTCCGTCTAGAAGGCCAGCAGCTGACGAGACGGCCGGGGCGCGCTCCGGCCGAGTGGGTGCCCTGCGGCGGGGCAAGCAAGCCGCCGAGGCGCAAGCCGCGCCGCAGGCCACCTTGCGCCGCACCACGTTGCCGGGCGGCCTGCGGGTGGTCACCGAGTACCTGCCGGCGGTGCGGTCCGCGTCGGTCGGGGTGTGGGTCGGTGTCGGATCGCGCGACGAAGGCGCGACCGTCGCCGGTGCGGCGCACTTCCTCGAGCATCTGCTGTTCAAGTCGACGCCGACCCGTACCGCGGTCGACATCGCCCAGGCGATGGACGCTGTTGGCGGCGAGCTGAACGCGTTCACCGCCAAGGAGCACACCTGCTACTACGCGCACGTGCTGGACAGCGATCTCGAGCTGGCCGTCGACCTAGTCGCCGACGTGGTCCTCAACGGCCGCTGCGCCGCCGAAGACGTCGAACTCGAACGCGATGTCGTCCTCGAGGAAATCGCGATGCGCGACGACGACCCCGAGGACGCGCTGGGGGACATGTTCCTCTCGGCGCTCTTCGGCGATCATCCGGTCGGGCGCCCGGTGATCGGTACCGCGCAATCGGTGTCGGCGATGACCCGGGCGCAGTTGCACTCCTTCCACATGCGGCGCTACACGCCGGAACGGATGGTCGTCGCGGTGGCCGGCAACGTCGACCACGACGAGGTGGTCGGTTTGGTGCGCGAGTACTTCGGATCGCGTCTGGTGCGTGGGCGCCAGCCCATTTCGCCGCGCAAGGGTGCCGGACGAGTCACCGGGCAACCGGGATTGTCGGTGGCCAAGCGGGACGCCGAGCAGACCCACGTGTTGCTGGGTGTGCGCACCCCGGGACGCGGCTGGGAACATCGCTGGGCGTTGTCGGTGCTGCACACCGCACTGGGCGGCGGGCTGAGTTCGCGGCTGTTCCAAGAGGTTCGCGAGCTGCGCGGCTTGGCCTACTCGGTCTACTCCTCGGTCGACATGTTCTCCGACAGCGGTGCGCTGTCGGTGTACGCCGCCTGCTTGCCCGACCGCTTCGCCGATGTGATGCGGGTGACCAGCGAGGTGCTCGAATCGGTGGCCCGCGACGGCATCACCGAGGCGGAGTGCCGAATCGCAAAGGGTTCCATGCGTGGCGGGATGGTGCTTGGCCTGGAAGACTCCAGTTCTCGTATGAGCCGCATCGGTCGTAGCGAATTGAACTATGGCAAGCACCGCAGCATCGAGCACGTCCTGCGCAAGATCGACGACGTCACCGTCGATCAGGTCAACGCGGTGGCCGCCCAATTGTTGACCAAGCGCTTCGGCGCCGCGGTCCTCGGACCGTATGCTTCCAAACGATCACTGCCGCAACAACTTCGAGCGATGGTACGGTAG
- a CDS encoding polyribonucleotide nucleotidyltransferase: MSVAQIDEGVFESTATIDNGTFGTRTIRFETGRLAQQAAGAVVAYLDDENMLLSATTASKAPKEHFDFFPLTVDVEERMYAAGRIPGSFFRREGRPSTDAILTCRLIDRPLRPSFISGLRNEIQVVVTILSLDPNDLYDVLAINAASASTQISGLPFSGPIGGVRVALIDGQWVAFPTVEQLERAVFDMVVAGRKVGEGDQKDVAIMMVEAEATEKVIELVEGGAQAPTETVVAEGLEAAKPFIAGLCTAQQELADAAAKPVGDYPTFPDYQEDVYYAVASVATDELAKALTIGGKAERDARTDELKGEVLERLTGASGTYEGREKEVSAAFRSLTKKLVRQRILTDHFRIDGRGITDIRALSAEVAVVPRAHGSALFERGETQILGVTTLDMVKMAQQIDSLGPETSKRYMHHYNFPPFSTGETGRVGSPKRREIGHGALAERALIPVLPSVEEFPYAIRQVSEALGSNGSTSMGSVCASTLALLNAGVPLKAPVAGIAMGLVSDDVEVDGKTERRFVTLTDILGAEDAFGDMDFKCAGTKDYVTALQLDTKLDGIPSQVLAGALAQAKDARLTILEVMAEAIDAPDEMSPYAPRVTTIKVPVDKIGEVIGPKGKVINAITEETGAQISIEDDGTVFVGATDGPSAQAAIDRINAIANPQLPTVGERFLGTVVKTTDFGAFVSLLPGRDGLVHISKLGKGKRIAKVEDVVNVGDKLRVEIADIDKRGKISLVLVDEDGAAPADAGALQETAPADAASSV; this comes from the coding sequence ATGTCTGTAGCTCAAATTGATGAAGGCGTGTTCGAGTCGACCGCCACGATCGACAATGGGACCTTTGGTACCCGCACCATCCGATTCGAAACCGGCCGGCTGGCCCAGCAGGCCGCCGGCGCCGTCGTCGCCTACCTCGACGACGAGAACATGCTGCTGTCGGCGACGACCGCCAGCAAGGCGCCCAAGGAACACTTCGACTTCTTCCCGCTGACGGTCGACGTCGAGGAGCGGATGTACGCCGCCGGGCGCATCCCCGGCTCGTTCTTCCGTCGCGAAGGCCGGCCGTCCACCGATGCGATCCTGACCTGCCGGCTGATCGACCGCCCGCTGCGGCCGTCGTTCATCTCGGGGCTGCGCAACGAGATTCAGGTCGTCGTGACGATCCTGAGCCTGGACCCCAACGACCTGTACGACGTGCTGGCGATCAACGCCGCGTCGGCCTCCACCCAGATCAGCGGGCTGCCGTTCTCCGGCCCCATCGGGGGCGTGCGGGTCGCGCTGATCGACGGCCAGTGGGTCGCGTTCCCGACCGTCGAGCAGCTCGAGCGGGCCGTGTTCGACATGGTCGTCGCCGGCCGCAAAGTCGGTGAAGGCGACCAAAAAGACGTCGCCATCATGATGGTCGAGGCCGAGGCCACCGAAAAGGTCATCGAGCTCGTCGAGGGCGGCGCCCAGGCGCCGACGGAAACCGTTGTGGCAGAAGGCCTGGAGGCCGCCAAGCCGTTCATCGCCGGGCTGTGCACGGCTCAGCAGGAGCTGGCCGACGCGGCCGCCAAGCCCGTCGGTGACTACCCGACGTTCCCGGACTACCAGGAAGACGTCTACTACGCGGTCGCTTCGGTGGCCACCGACGAGCTGGCCAAGGCGCTGACCATCGGCGGCAAGGCCGAGCGTGATGCGCGCACCGACGAGCTCAAGGGCGAGGTGCTCGAGCGGCTCACCGGGGCCTCTGGGACCTACGAGGGCCGCGAGAAAGAGGTCAGCGCCGCGTTCCGCTCGCTGACCAAGAAGCTGGTCCGCCAGCGCATCCTGACCGACCACTTCCGCATCGACGGCCGTGGCATCACCGACATCCGCGCGTTGTCGGCCGAGGTCGCCGTCGTTCCGCGGGCGCACGGCAGCGCGCTGTTCGAGCGCGGCGAGACCCAGATCCTCGGTGTCACCACGCTGGACATGGTCAAGATGGCCCAGCAGATCGACTCGCTGGGACCGGAGACCTCCAAGCGGTACATGCACCACTACAACTTCCCGCCGTTCTCCACCGGCGAGACGGGCCGGGTCGGTTCGCCGAAGCGGCGTGAGATCGGGCACGGCGCGCTCGCCGAGCGGGCCCTGATTCCGGTGCTGCCCAGCGTCGAGGAATTTCCCTACGCGATCCGTCAGGTGTCGGAAGCGTTGGGCTCCAACGGTTCGACGTCGATGGGATCGGTCTGCGCGTCCACGCTGGCGCTGCTGAACGCCGGTGTTCCGCTGAAGGCGCCGGTGGCCGGTATCGCGATGGGCCTGGTCTCCGACGACGTCGAGGTGGATGGCAAGACCGAGCGTCGCTTCGTCACGCTGACCGACATCCTGGGCGCCGAGGACGCGTTCGGCGACATGGACTTCAAGTGCGCCGGCACCAAGGACTATGTCACCGCGCTGCAGTTGGACACCAAGCTCGACGGCATCCCGTCGCAGGTGCTCGCGGGTGCGCTGGCGCAGGCCAAGGACGCGCGGCTGACCATCCTCGAGGTGATGGCCGAGGCCATCGACGCCCCCGACGAGATGAGCCCGTACGCGCCGCGGGTGACCACCATCAAGGTGCCGGTCGACAAGATCGGTGAGGTCATCGGGCCCAAGGGGAAGGTCATCAACGCGATCACCGAGGAGACCGGCGCCCAGATCTCCATCGAGGACGACGGCACCGTGTTCGTCGGCGCCACCGACGGTCCTTCGGCGCAGGCCGCGATCGACCGGATCAACGCCATCGCCAACCCTCAGCTGCCGACGGTGGGCGAGCGATTCCTCGGAACCGTGGTGAAGACAACGGATTTCGGTGCTTTCGTGTCGCTGCTGCCCGGCCGCGACGGTCTGGTGCACATCTCCAAGCTCGGAAAGGGCAAGCGCATCGCCAAGGTCGAGGACGTGGTCAACGTCGGCGACAAGCTGCGCGTGGAGATCGCCGACATCGACAAGCGGGGCAAGATCTCGCTGGTCCTGGTCGACGAAGACGGCGCAGCGCCCGCCGATGCGGGAGCCCTTCAGGAGACCGCGCCGGCCGATGCCGCCAGCTCCGTCTAG
- the rpsO gene encoding 30S ribosomal protein S15, with product MALTAEQKKEILGQYGLHDTDTGSPEAQIALLTKRIADLTEHLKVHKHDHHSRRGLLLLVGRRRRLIKYISQIDVERYRSLIDRLGLRR from the coding sequence GTGGCGCTTACTGCCGAGCAGAAAAAAGAAATTCTGGGCCAATACGGCCTGCATGACACCGACACCGGATCGCCGGAGGCGCAGATCGCGCTGCTGACCAAGCGCATCGCCGACCTGACCGAGCACCTCAAGGTGCACAAGCACGACCACCACTCGCGGCGCGGCCTGCTGCTGCTGGTCGGTCGGCGGCGCCGGCTGATCAAGTACATCTCGCAAATCGACGTCGAGCGCTACCGCTCGCTGATCGACCGGCTGGGCCTGCGTCGCTGA